In one window of Rhizobium oryzihabitans DNA:
- a CDS encoding GNAT family N-acetyltransferase, which yields MIIRPERQGDEEAIGTLTEAAFRDMPFSDQTEHLIVGRLRDADALTVSLVAEDGGQIVGHIAFSPVTVSDAEGRWFALGPISVSPERQGQGIGSRLVHEGLSMLDRLEAAGCVLAGSPTYYGRFGFERFDGLHSKGIPDKYLLALRLHGGTPSGIVGFHPGFDSVNA from the coding sequence ATGATCATCCGGCCGGAGCGGCAGGGTGACGAAGAGGCGATCGGAACGCTGACGGAAGCAGCGTTCCGGGATATGCCGTTTAGCGACCAGACCGAACACCTGATCGTCGGCAGGCTGCGCGATGCGGATGCGCTCACCGTTTCACTGGTGGCGGAGGATGGCGGACAGATCGTCGGTCATATCGCCTTTTCGCCCGTTACCGTTTCGGATGCGGAAGGCCGCTGGTTTGCTCTTGGCCCGATTTCGGTCTCTCCCGAGAGGCAAGGTCAGGGCATTGGATCGCGCCTCGTCCATGAGGGGCTTTCAATGCTAGATCGGCTCGAAGCGGCAGGGTGCGTTCTGGCGGGTAGTCCCACCTATTACGGCCGGTTCGGATTCGAGCGTTTCGACGGCCTGCACAGCAAAGGCATTCCTGACAAATATTTGTTGGCCCTGCGCTTGCATGGCGGAACTCCATCCGGCATTGTCGGTTTTCATCCGGGTTTCGATAGCGTCAACGCTTAA
- a CDS encoding DUF502 domain-containing protein, which produces MTDIPVKISFAARLRNSFLTGVLILAPVTITMWLVWSFLQWADSWVKPYIPARYDPEQYFDVAIPGFGLLIAVIGITLIGFLGNNLIGKWIVGVGESILNRMPLVRPIYKSIKQLFESVLKEHSNSFKKVGLIEFPSSGTWAMVFVSSEVKGELAHRFNEMGQQMVAVFLPPTPVPTAGFLLFVPKDKIVMLDMTPEDAAKLLISGGLVAPDFTPPKMIAPV; this is translated from the coding sequence ATGACCGATATTCCAGTCAAAATTTCATTCGCAGCCCGTCTGCGCAACAGCTTCCTCACGGGCGTGCTCATCCTTGCGCCCGTCACCATCACCATGTGGCTGGTGTGGAGCTTCCTGCAATGGGCGGATAGCTGGGTTAAGCCCTATATTCCCGCCCGTTACGATCCCGAGCAATATTTCGATGTGGCAATCCCCGGTTTCGGCCTGCTGATCGCCGTCATCGGCATCACGCTCATCGGCTTTCTCGGCAACAACCTGATCGGCAAATGGATCGTCGGCGTCGGCGAATCCATCCTCAACCGCATGCCGCTGGTGCGGCCGATCTACAAGAGCATCAAGCAGCTGTTCGAATCCGTTCTGAAGGAGCATTCGAACTCCTTCAAGAAGGTCGGTCTTATCGAGTTTCCCTCGTCCGGCACCTGGGCGATGGTGTTCGTATCCTCCGAAGTCAAGGGCGAACTCGCTCACCGTTTCAACGAGATGGGCCAGCAGATGGTCGCCGTCTTCCTGCCGCCGACACCGGTGCCGACAGCGGGTTTCCTGCTGTTCGTGCCCAAGGACAAGATCGTGATGCTGGACATGACGCCGGAAGACGCGGCGAAACTGCTGATATCCGGCGGTCTCGTGGCGCCGGATTTCACGCCGCCGAAGATGATCGCACCGGTTTGA
- a CDS encoding type II toxin-antitoxin system RelE/ParE family toxin, with amino-acid sequence MSDRRIRWTLRALRRLDEIGAHIEKDNPAAAARVISRIVSAVDMLVEQPAMGRVGRIRGTREAVLPDISYIIAYRVGRDIEILTIIHASQQWPSSL; translated from the coding sequence ATGAGTGACCGGAGAATTCGTTGGACCTTACGGGCGCTGCGACGGCTCGATGAAATTGGTGCGCATATCGAAAAGGATAATCCAGCGGCTGCGGCCCGTGTGATTTCTCGCATTGTTTCGGCGGTTGATATGTTGGTGGAGCAGCCGGCAATGGGACGGGTCGGGCGTATCAGGGGAACACGGGAAGCTGTGCTTCCCGACATTTCTTACATCATTGCCTATCGTGTCGGCCGGGACATCGAAATCCTGACGATTATCCATGCCTCGCAGCAATGGCCTTCGTCGCTCTAA
- a CDS encoding CopG family ribbon-helix-helix protein translates to MMTAFTVRLPDEVADKLDQLAEKLDRSRSYMAVRAIEDFVAREEWQLAEIEAGVAEADRGEFGTTDDLANIVEKYVKSTRPS, encoded by the coding sequence ATCATGACTGCATTCACCGTGCGTCTGCCTGATGAGGTTGCCGACAAACTCGACCAATTGGCGGAAAAACTTGATCGCTCACGATCCTACATGGCGGTGCGGGCGATTGAGGACTTCGTTGCCCGCGAGGAGTGGCAGCTTGCCGAGATCGAGGCGGGTGTGGCGGAAGCCGATCGCGGCGAGTTCGGTACGACCGATGATCTCGCAAATATTGTCGAGAAATACGTGAAATCCACCCGGCCGTCATGA
- the mfd gene encoding transcription-repair coupling factor, with protein MIAGFDAKLVASADTPLTIGNVPSGMEALLLADMARAGTSVAYVMSDGQRVADLEQILGFVAPDIPVLTLPAWDCLPYDRVSPSADTSARRLAALSGLISHAKKPHPAIVLVTVNAMLQKMAPRDIIESLGFSAKPGNQIRMEDIAARLERNGFDRVATVREVGEFAVRGGILDVFVPGTEEPVRLDFFGDTLESIRTFDPASQRTIGQARSLDLNPMSEVTLTPDTIGRFRKNYLSLFGAATRDDALYQAVSEGRRYAGMEHWLPLFYEQLETAFDYLKGFRIVTDHTAREAAKERSKLVLDYYEARRASGETKGSTQGAPYKPVSPGQIYLDGKSFEAALSAVNAVRLTPFNEHDTEGRPVATLDAHVGPRWARPPTEGDSEERVNVFDLAVKHIAERRAKGWKVLITGWSEGSLDRLLQVLNEHGLEKIKPVASLKEVDTLGKGEAASAVLSLEAGFETGTLAIIGEQDILGDRMVRRSRRRKRGADFISEVAGLDEGSLVVHAEHGIGRFVGLQTIEAAGAPRACLELHYADDAKLFLPVENIDLLSRYGSDAAEATLDRLGGGAWQMRKAKLKKRLLDMADELIRIAAARLVRHAPVLAAPDGLYDEFAARFPYDETEDQLNAIEAVREDLGAGRPMDRLICGDVGFGKTEVALRAAFLAAMNGVQVAVVVPTTLLSRQHFRTFSERFRGLPIRVQQASRLVGSKELALTKKEVADGKTDIVVGTHALLGAGINFANLGLLIIDEEQHFGVKHKERLKELKSDVHVLTLSATPIPRTLQLAMTGVRELSLITTPPVDRMAVRTFISPFDPLVIRETLMREHYRGGQSFYVCPRLADLADIHAFLQSDVPELKVAVAHGQMAAGELEDIMNAFYDGKYDVLLSTTIVESGLDVPTANTLIVHRADMFGLAQLYQLRGRVGRSKVRAFALFTLPVNKVLTTMAERRLKVLQSLDTLGAGFQLASHDLDIRGAGNLLGEEQSGHIKEVGFELYQQMLEEAVAEVKGDEQVQDSGWSPQISVGTSVMIPEDYVPDLHLRMGLYRRLGELADIGEIDGFGAEMIDRFGPLPKEVQHLLKIVYIKSLCRTANVEKVDAGPKGVVLQFRNKEFPNPAALVAYIGKQGTMAKIRPDHSLFLTRDLPTPEKRLTGAAMVMTQLAELARS; from the coding sequence ATGATAGCCGGATTCGATGCAAAGCTGGTGGCGTCGGCCGATACGCCGCTGACCATCGGAAATGTGCCCTCCGGCATGGAAGCCCTGCTTTTGGCCGACATGGCGCGGGCAGGGACATCGGTGGCCTATGTGATGTCGGACGGCCAGCGGGTCGCCGATCTCGAACAGATCCTCGGTTTCGTCGCGCCTGACATTCCGGTGCTGACTTTGCCTGCCTGGGACTGCCTGCCCTATGACCGCGTGTCACCGAGCGCAGACACCTCGGCGCGCAGGCTGGCTGCGCTCTCCGGCCTCATCAGTCACGCGAAGAAACCGCATCCGGCCATCGTTCTCGTCACCGTCAACGCCATGCTGCAGAAGATGGCGCCGCGCGACATCATCGAGAGCCTCGGCTTTTCCGCAAAACCCGGCAACCAGATCCGTATGGAAGACATCGCCGCGCGACTGGAGCGCAACGGTTTCGACCGGGTGGCGACGGTGCGTGAAGTGGGTGAATTTGCCGTGCGCGGCGGCATTCTCGATGTTTTCGTTCCCGGTACGGAAGAGCCGGTACGGCTCGATTTCTTCGGCGATACGCTGGAAAGCATCCGCACCTTCGATCCGGCCAGCCAGCGCACCATCGGTCAGGCGCGCTCGCTTGATCTGAACCCGATGAGCGAAGTGACGCTGACGCCGGATACGATCGGCCGTTTTCGCAAAAATTATCTGTCGCTATTCGGTGCGGCGACGCGCGACGATGCGCTTTATCAGGCCGTCTCCGAGGGCCGCCGTTACGCTGGCATGGAGCATTGGCTGCCGCTGTTTTACGAACAGCTGGAAACCGCCTTCGATTATCTCAAGGGTTTCCGCATAGTCACCGATCATACGGCGCGGGAGGCGGCGAAGGAACGTTCCAAACTGGTCCTCGACTATTACGAGGCGCGCCGCGCTTCCGGCGAGACCAAGGGATCGACGCAGGGCGCGCCTTACAAGCCGGTATCGCCGGGGCAAATCTATCTCGACGGCAAGAGCTTCGAGGCGGCACTTTCCGCCGTCAATGCGGTGCGGCTGACGCCCTTCAACGAACACGATACCGAAGGCCGTCCGGTTGCGACGCTGGACGCTCATGTCGGGCCACGCTGGGCACGCCCACCGACCGAAGGCGATAGCGAAGAGCGGGTCAACGTCTTCGATCTGGCGGTGAAGCACATTGCCGAGCGCCGCGCCAAGGGCTGGAAGGTGCTGATCACCGGCTGGTCGGAAGGCTCTCTCGACCGGCTGCTGCAGGTCTTGAACGAGCACGGGCTTGAAAAGATCAAGCCGGTGGCATCTCTGAAAGAGGTCGACACGCTCGGCAAGGGCGAGGCGGCTTCGGCAGTTCTCAGCCTCGAAGCCGGTTTCGAGACCGGAACGCTCGCGATCATCGGCGAGCAGGATATTCTCGGCGACCGTATGGTGCGCCGCTCCAGACGCCGCAAGCGCGGCGCGGATTTCATTTCGGAAGTGGCGGGGCTGGACGAGGGTTCGCTCGTCGTTCACGCCGAACACGGTATCGGCCGTTTCGTCGGTCTGCAGACCATCGAGGCGGCGGGTGCACCGCGCGCCTGCCTGGAACTGCATTACGCCGACGATGCCAAGCTGTTCCTGCCGGTCGAAAACATCGATCTTCTCTCGCGATACGGTTCTGACGCCGCTGAAGCCACGCTTGACAGACTGGGTGGCGGCGCATGGCAGATGCGCAAGGCCAAGCTCAAGAAGCGCCTGCTCGACATGGCAGACGAGCTTATCCGCATCGCAGCCGCGCGTCTGGTGCGCCATGCGCCGGTTCTGGCCGCGCCGGACGGTCTTTACGATGAGTTTGCCGCCCGCTTCCCCTATGACGAGACCGAAGACCAGCTGAACGCCATCGAAGCGGTTCGCGAGGATCTCGGTGCCGGGCGTCCGATGGATCGCCTCATCTGCGGCGATGTCGGTTTCGGCAAGACCGAAGTGGCGTTGCGCGCCGCCTTTCTTGCCGCCATGAACGGCGTTCAGGTGGCGGTCGTCGTGCCAACCACGCTGCTTTCCCGCCAGCATTTCCGCACCTTTTCGGAGCGTTTTCGCGGGCTGCCGATCCGGGTTCAGCAGGCCTCGCGGCTTGTCGGTTCCAAGGAGCTTGCGCTCACCAAGAAGGAAGTGGCCGACGGCAAGACGGATATCGTCGTCGGTACACACGCGCTGCTTGGTGCGGGCATCAATTTCGCCAATCTCGGCCTGCTGATCATCGATGAGGAGCAGCATTTCGGCGTGAAGCACAAGGAGCGCCTGAAGGAGCTGAAGAGCGACGTGCATGTGCTGACGCTTTCGGCAACGCCCATTCCGCGCACCCTGCAGCTGGCCATGACTGGCGTGCGCGAATTGTCGCTGATCACCACGCCGCCGGTGGACCGCATGGCGGTGCGTACCTTCATTTCGCCCTTCGATCCGCTGGTGATCCGCGAAACGCTGATGCGCGAGCATTATCGCGGCGGCCAGAGTTTCTACGTCTGCCCGCGTCTTGCCGATCTCGCCGATATCCATGCTTTCCTGCAATCGGATGTGCCGGAGCTGAAAGTGGCGGTGGCGCATGGCCAGATGGCGGCGGGCGAACTCGAAGACATCATGAACGCCTTCTATGACGGCAAATATGATGTGCTGCTGTCGACCACCATCGTCGAATCCGGCCTTGATGTACCAACTGCCAATACGCTGATCGTGCATCGCGCCGATATGTTCGGTCTCGCCCAGCTTTACCAGCTGCGCGGTCGTGTCGGCCGTTCCAAGGTGCGCGCCTTTGCGCTGTTCACCCTGCCGGTCAACAAGGTATTGACGACGATGGCGGAGCGGCGGCTGAAAGTGCTGCAATCGCTCGATACGCTGGGCGCCGGTTTCCAGCTTGCCAGCCACGATCTCGATATTCGCGGCGCGGGTAATCTCTTGGGCGAGGAGCAGTCGGGCCACATCAAGGAAGTCGGTTTCGAGCTTTACCAGCAGATGCTGGAAGAAGCCGTGGCCGAGGTGAAGGGTGACGAGCAGGTGCAGGATAGCGGCTGGTCGCCGCAAATCTCGGTCGGCACCTCTGTCATGATCCCGGAAGACTATGTTCCGGATCTGCATCTGCGCATGGGGCTTTACCGCCGTCTCGGCGAGCTTGCCGATATCGGCGAGATCGACGGTTTTGGTGCGGAAATGATCGACCGTTTCGGCCCGCTGCCGAAGGAAGTCCAGCATCTCCTCAAGATCGTCTACATCAAGT
- a CDS encoding succinate dehydrogenase assembly factor 2 translates to MTGLVRTSADLDPRRRRILYRCWHRGIREMDLVLGQFAEDNIAGLTDAQLDELEIIMAEEDNDLVKMVTGALAIPEKFQTPLFEKIASYRPDFDLVTAETLKA, encoded by the coding sequence ATGACTGGACTGGTGCGCACGAGTGCCGACCTCGATCCGAGACGCAGGCGGATACTTTACCGCTGCTGGCACCGGGGCATTCGCGAGATGGATCTCGTGCTCGGGCAATTCGCGGAAGACAATATTGCCGGACTTACCGACGCTCAGCTCGATGAGCTTGAGATCATCATGGCGGAAGAGGATAACGACCTCGTCAAGATGGTGACGGGCGCTCTTGCCATACCGGAAAAATTCCAGACGCCGCTGTTTGAGAAGATCGCCTCCTATCGTCCCGATTTCGATCTCGTCACAGCCGAAACCCTGAAAGCCTGA
- the glmS gene encoding glutamine--fructose-6-phosphate transaminase (isomerizing), translating into MCGIVGIVGTQPVAERLVDALKRLEYRGYDSAGVATIDNGAMDRRRAEGKLFNLEKRLSEEPLPGVVGIAHTRWATHGVPNETNAHPHFVDGVAVVHNGIIENFSKLREELSAEGATFTTQTDTEVVAQLLAKYTREGLGHREAMLKMLNRVTGAYALVVMFKDDPGTLLSARSGPPLAVGYGRGEMFLGSDAIALSPFTNEITYLVDGDCAIVTREGAEIIDFSGKPVKRERQMSQATAFVVDKGNHRHFMEKEIYEQPEVISHALSHYVDFASKTVKEADKAIDFAKLSGLAISACGTAYLSGLIGKYWFERYARLPVEIDVASEFRYREIPLVPTQAALFISQSGETADTLAALRYCQQEGLKIGAVVNTRESTMARESDAIFPILAGPEIGVASTKAFTCQLAVLASLAVAAGKARGTLKPGEEKELVQHLIEMPRIMSKVLNIIQPQIEALSRDLSRFKDVLYLGRGTSFPLALEGALKLKEISYIHAEGYAAGELKHGPIALIDENMPVIVIAPHDRFFEKTVSNMQEVAARGGRIILITDEKGAAASKLDTMATITLPNVDELIAPMVFSLPIQLLAYHTAVFMGTDVDQPRNLAKSVTVE; encoded by the coding sequence ATGTGCGGAATTGTCGGAATTGTCGGAACCCAGCCTGTTGCTGAACGGCTTGTCGATGCGCTGAAGCGTCTCGAATATCGCGGTTACGATTCGGCTGGTGTCGCCACCATCGACAATGGCGCGATGGACCGCCGCCGGGCGGAAGGCAAGCTCTTCAATCTGGAGAAGCGGTTGTCCGAAGAGCCGCTGCCGGGCGTGGTCGGCATTGCGCATACGCGCTGGGCGACGCATGGTGTGCCGAACGAAACCAACGCCCACCCGCATTTCGTCGACGGCGTTGCGGTCGTTCATAACGGCATCATCGAAAATTTCTCCAAATTGCGCGAGGAGCTGAGTGCTGAAGGTGCCACCTTCACCACCCAGACCGACACCGAAGTGGTGGCGCAGCTTCTGGCAAAATACACCCGCGAAGGCCTTGGCCATCGCGAGGCGATGCTGAAGATGCTGAACCGCGTCACCGGCGCCTATGCGCTGGTCGTCATGTTCAAGGATGATCCCGGCACGCTGCTTTCGGCGCGTTCCGGTCCGCCGCTTGCCGTCGGTTATGGCCGCGGTGAAATGTTCCTCGGATCGGATGCCATCGCGCTCTCGCCCTTCACCAACGAAATCACCTATCTGGTGGATGGCGACTGCGCCATTGTCACCCGTGAAGGTGCGGAAATTATCGATTTCTCCGGCAAGCCGGTGAAGCGCGAGCGCCAGATGTCGCAGGCGACGGCTTTCGTGGTCGACAAGGGCAATCATCGTCACTTCATGGAAAAGGAAATCTACGAGCAGCCGGAAGTCATTTCCCATGCGCTCAGCCATTATGTGGATTTCGCCTCCAAGACCGTGAAGGAAGCCGATAAGGCAATCGATTTCGCCAAGCTTTCCGGCCTTGCCATTTCCGCCTGCGGCACGGCCTATCTTTCCGGCCTGATCGGCAAATACTGGTTCGAGCGTTATGCGCGCCTGCCGGTGGAAATCGATGTCGCCTCGGAATTCCGTTACCGCGAAATCCCGCTCGTTCCCACGCAGGCGGCGCTGTTCATTTCTCAATCGGGAGAAACCGCCGATACGCTGGCGGCCCTGCGCTATTGTCAGCAGGAGGGACTGAAGATCGGCGCGGTGGTCAATACGCGTGAATCGACCATGGCCCGCGAATCTGATGCGATCTTTCCGATCCTCGCCGGTCCGGAAATCGGCGTCGCCTCCACCAAGGCCTTCACCTGCCAGCTTGCAGTGCTCGCATCGCTAGCCGTCGCCGCCGGTAAGGCGCGCGGCACGCTGAAGCCGGGTGAGGAAAAGGAATTGGTGCAGCATCTGATCGAGATGCCGCGCATCATGAGCAAGGTGCTGAACATAATCCAGCCGCAGATAGAGGCGCTGTCGCGTGATCTGTCGCGTTTCAAGGATGTGCTTTATCTCGGACGCGGCACCAGCTTCCCGCTGGCGCTGGAAGGCGCGCTGAAGCTCAAGGAAATTTCCTATATCCATGCCGAGGGTTATGCCGCCGGTGAGCTGAAGCACGGGCCGATCGCGCTGATCGACGAGAACATGCCCGTTATCGTCATCGCGCCGCATGACCGCTTCTTCGAAAAGACCGTTTCGAACATGCAGGAAGTTGCCGCGCGAGGCGGTCGCATCATCCTCATCACCGACGAGAAGGGGGCTGCGGCCTCCAAGCTCGATACCATGGCGACGATCACGCTGCCCAATGTCGATGAGCTGATCGCGCCGATGGTCTTCTCGCTGCCGATCCAGCTGCTCGCCTATCACACCGCCGTCTTCATGGGCACGGATGTGGACCAGCCGCGCAATCTGGCGAAATCGGTAACCGTGGAATGA
- the recG gene encoding ATP-dependent DNA helicase RecG, whose product MRPAILDPLFASVSTLGGVGPKLADLLAKLLSRENADDTRVIDLLFHAPSNVIDRRNRPGIALAAPGAIVTIQGRIDRHQPPPPGNRSAPYRVFLHDETGELTLTFFRAKGDWLSKALPVDEEVLVSGKVDWFNGRASMVHPDFMVKLSEAENLPLVEAVYPMTAGLSPKVLRRAIEGGLSKLPVFPEWIDETLKTRQGFGDVASSFRELHDPRDSADIEPQAPARRRLAYDEFLAGQLSLALVRQRLRKVAGQPIRAKGDVAAKILSLLPFSLTPSQNAAVKDILTDMAGEDRMLRLLQGDVGAGKTLVALMAMATAVEAGGQAVLMAPTEILARQHFATISKLANAAGITVEVLTGRTKGKERREIEERVASGEAQIVIGTHALFQDSVSYKNLVLAVVDEQHRFGVHQRLRLTAKGITPHMLVMTATPIPRTLVLAAFGDMDVSKLTEKPAGRKPIQTVTIPTERIGDIVERLRAALKDGKKAYWICPLVEETEESDLMSAEERHAVLSQMLGANIGLIHGRMSGPEKDAAMLAFKSGETRLLVATTVVEVGVDVPDATIMVIEHAERFGLAQLHQLRGRVGRGDEASTCILLYKGPLSENGRARLSILRDSEDGFLIAEEDLKLRGEGELLGTRQSGTPGFRIASLEAHADLLEIARKDAAYVIERDPELTGPRGAALRTLLYLHRRDEAIRFLHAG is encoded by the coding sequence ATGCGTCCGGCCATTCTCGATCCGCTGTTTGCCTCCGTTTCCACCCTTGGCGGTGTGGGGCCGAAGCTTGCCGATCTTCTGGCAAAGCTCCTCAGCCGGGAAAACGCCGACGATACCCGTGTGATCGACCTTCTGTTCCATGCGCCGTCAAACGTCATCGACCGGCGCAACCGCCCCGGCATTGCGCTCGCGGCCCCCGGCGCCATTGTCACCATTCAGGGACGTATCGATCGCCATCAACCTCCGCCACCCGGCAATCGTTCCGCGCCTTACCGCGTGTTCCTGCATGACGAGACCGGCGAACTGACGCTGACCTTTTTCCGCGCCAAGGGCGACTGGCTCTCCAAGGCCCTGCCCGTCGATGAAGAAGTTCTCGTCAGCGGCAAGGTGGACTGGTTCAACGGCCGCGCCTCCATGGTGCATCCGGATTTCATGGTGAAGCTTTCCGAAGCCGAAAACCTGCCTTTGGTGGAAGCCGTTTACCCGATGACGGCTGGACTGTCTCCCAAGGTGCTGCGGCGGGCGATCGAAGGCGGGCTTTCGAAACTGCCGGTCTTTCCCGAATGGATCGACGAAACGCTGAAGACCCGGCAGGGCTTCGGCGATGTGGCTTCGAGCTTCCGCGAACTGCACGACCCGCGCGACAGCGCCGATATCGAGCCGCAGGCCCCGGCGCGCAGACGTCTTGCCTATGACGAGTTCCTCGCCGGCCAGCTTTCGCTGGCGCTGGTGCGCCAGCGGCTGCGCAAGGTTGCGGGCCAGCCGATCCGCGCCAAGGGCGACGTTGCCGCAAAAATCCTCTCGCTGCTGCCATTCTCGCTGACACCTAGTCAGAACGCCGCGGTAAAGGACATCCTGACCGATATGGCAGGTGAAGACCGCATGTTGCGCCTGCTGCAGGGCGATGTCGGCGCCGGCAAGACGCTGGTGGCGCTGATGGCCATGGCAACCGCCGTCGAGGCCGGCGGACAGGCGGTGCTGATGGCCCCGACCGAAATCCTTGCCCGGCAACATTTCGCCACCATCTCCAAACTCGCCAATGCCGCAGGTATCACCGTCGAGGTCCTGACCGGCCGCACCAAGGGCAAGGAGCGCCGCGAGATCGAAGAGCGTGTTGCCTCTGGCGAAGCACAGATCGTCATCGGCACCCATGCGCTGTTTCAGGACAGCGTGAGTTACAAAAACCTCGTGCTGGCCGTGGTGGATGAGCAGCACCGTTTCGGCGTGCATCAGCGCCTGCGCCTCACCGCCAAGGGCATCACCCCGCATATGCTGGTGATGACCGCCACCCCCATTCCACGCACGCTGGTGCTGGCCGCCTTCGGCGACATGGATGTGTCGAAACTCACCGAAAAACCCGCCGGCCGCAAACCCATCCAGACCGTGACGATCCCCACCGAGCGCATCGGCGACATTGTCGAGCGGCTGCGCGCAGCGCTGAAGGATGGCAAGAAGGCCTACTGGATTTGCCCACTGGTGGAGGAAACGGAAGAATCCGACCTGATGTCGGCCGAAGAGCGGCATGCGGTTCTCTCGCAGATGCTCGGAGCCAATATCGGCCTCATCCACGGGCGCATGAGCGGCCCGGAGAAGGACGCCGCCATGCTGGCCTTCAAGAGCGGCGAAACCCGCCTGCTGGTGGCGACAACGGTGGTGGAAGTCGGCGTTGACGTGCCGGATGCAACGATCATGGTCATCGAACATGCCGAACGTTTCGGCCTTGCCCAGCTTCACCAGTTGCGCGGCCGCGTCGGGCGTGGCGACGAGGCCTCCACCTGCATCCTGCTCTACAAAGGGCCGCTCAGCGAAAACGGCCGCGCCCGGCTTTCCATCCTGCGCGACAGCGAGGACGGCTTCCTGATTGCGGAGGAAGACCTGAAGCTGCGTGGCGAAGGCGAACTCCTCGGCACCCGCCAGTCCGGCACACCGGGCTTCCGCATCGCCAGCCTGGAGGCCCATGCCGACCTTCTGGAAATCGCCCGCAAGGACGCGGCCTATGTCATCGAGCGTGACCCCGAACTGACCGGCCCGCGCGGCGCCGCGCTCCGCACCCTGCTCTATCTGCACCGCCGCGACGAAGCGATCCGCTTCCTGCACGCCGGCTGA